TGGAGTAGTTCCCTGGGACGACAGTCTGAGCAGTAAAGTCTTGGCCTGTAACATTGGCACTGCTGATTGTGACTGCCCTGTTTGTCGGAGTGAAGGTATATCCGGCAAGACCCGGCGTGACTATATAGTTGCCATTGGCAAGACCGGAGAACGAGTAGTTGCCAGACGCATTGGTTGTAGTGGTGCTGCTTGCAGCCCCGGATAGGGTCATGGTGACCCCGGACAGGGGATTGCCGCCTGAGGTGACCGTGCCGGAGATGGAATAGGTCGCTGCTGAGGCCTGGGCAGTAAAGTTCTGACCGGACACATTGGCGCTGCTGATTGTGACTGCCCTGTTTGTCGGAGTGAAGGTATATCCGGCAAGACCTGGCGTGACTGCATAGTTACCATTGGCGAGGCCAGTGAACGTGTAATTGCCTGAGGCATTAGTAGTTGTGGTGCCACTGGAGGCTCCGGAGAGTGTTATAGAAACTCCGGACAAAGGACTACCACCGGAAGTGACCGTGCCGGAGATGGAATAGGTCGCTGTTGAGGCCTGGGCAGTAAAGTTCTGACCTGTGACATTGGCTCCGCTGACAGTGACTGCCCTGTTGACAGGAGTAAACGTATTTCCAGGCTTAGCTGGAGTGACCGTATAGTTGCCAGTTGCAAGTCCCGTGAAAGAGTAATTGCCTGATGCATTGGTAGTTGTAGTGCCACTGGCGGCCCCGGATAAGGTCATCGTAACACCAGACAACGGACCGCCTCCAGGACCAATGCCTCCCGAAGTTGCCACACTCCCGGAGATGGAATAGGTCGCTGTTGAGGCCTGGGCAGTAAAGTTCTGACCTGTGACATTGGCTCCGCTGACAGTGACTGCCCTGTTGACAGGAGTGAAAGTATATCCGGTTCTGGATGGAGTAACCGTGTAGTTACCGTTAGCAAGTCCGGAGAACGAGTAGTTGCCGGATGCGTCGGTTGTCGTGCTGCTGCTTGCAGCCCCGGACAGGGTCATAGTGACGCCGGACAGGGGATTGCCGCCCAAGGTGACTGTGCCTGAGATTGAGTAGGTTACTACCGCGCCTGCTGTTGCAGCAAGGAGATTAATGCGGGGTTTGGTGATAAAATTTCTTGAATCAGTAACCAATACCCCTGTGCCTGTCATGCGCTGGACAGTCTGGTCTGGAGTGTCTGAAGGAAAGGCTCCTGCTCCTTTCAATACCGCAATAGACCCGGCAATATGGGGTGTTGCCTGCGAAGTGCCATACATTATCCACCCTCCGGCAGTAATATCAGCACCCGGCGCCAGTATGGTCAGGAAGTTGGAGCTGTTCGAAAAACAGGTCACTTTGTCAGGAGCCGTGGTTGAGTCAGTACAGCCCGAATAGCCGACCCCCCCAATATTACCGTCATAAACTGCGCCTACCGAGACTGCAGCAGGCACACACGCAGGAGAAGATATACCGTCAATATATGAATCATTGCCTGATGCGATAGCCGCAAGAATCCCTGCTGCCTTCGCATTGTTGATCGGTGGAGCAAAGACATCATCCGGACAGGGCGCAGGGTTATTGGCCCCATCACCAAGACTCAGGTTCATGGCCACAATGTTATACGCTGACTTCTTCGCAATAACCCAGTTGATGGCAGCAATAATGTCCGAATCCCATCCTGAGCTGCCGGTGAAAACATCAAGCCCTATGATTTTTGTATCAGGTGCAACACCCGCCACAATGCCTGAAACATTACTTCCGTGACCGTTATCATCGAGCACCCCGTCGCTGGGTGCAAAATCATGAACACAGGCAACCTTGCAGCCTGCAGGGGCTGCAGGTGGCGCTGCCAAGCAATTCCCACCTGGACAGCAGTCAGCAGGCGGTGTTGTGCCGCAGGAACCTGGGGAGTTATTAAAAGCAGAGTGCAGATAATTTACGCCAGTATCAAGAACTGCTACTGCTGTGTTGCCACCCTTTAGGCCTAAGGCAGCTACCTGAGGCTGATTGATAAAAGGAAGACTTGACGTGAGAACCGGATACTTTACTCCATT
The sequence above is drawn from the Nitrospirota bacterium genome and encodes:
- a CDS encoding carboxypeptidase regulatory-like domain-containing protein, which gives rise to MKFLVYLVAIVTLFNVTRAYAQAAGIDKAPLEVLEAVAAGQSEEIIVLFDDIAVQNEAATMRSAIGSSHDTSEILEVKKARYEVLKQEIMGILPVGEQEVITDYSHLPMVFMRVDSLNSMQRLLSQPGVLKIFPNGVKYPVLTSSLPFINQPQVAALGLKGGNTAVAVLDTGVNYLHSAFNNSPGSCGTTPPADCCPGGNCLAAPPAAPAGCKVACVHDFAPSDGVLDDNGHGSNVSGIVAGVAPDTKIIGLDVFTGSSGWDSDIIAAINWVIAKKSAYNIVAMNLSLGDGANNPAPCPDDVFAPPINNAKAAGILAAIASGNDSYIDGISSPACVPAAVSVGAVYDGNIGGVGYSGCTDSTTAPDKVTCFSNSSNFLTILAPGADITAGGWIMYGTSQATPHIAGSIAVLKGAGAFPSDTPDQTVQRMTGTGVLVTDSRNFITKPRINLLAATAGAVVTYSISGTVTLGGNPLSGVTMTLSGAASSSTTTDASGNYSFSGLANGNYTVTPSRTGYTFTPVNRAVTVSGANVTGQNFTAQASTATYSISGSVATSGGIGPGGGPLSGVTMTLSGAASGTTTTNASGNYSFTGLATGNYTVTPAKPGNTFTPVNRAVTVSGANVTGQNFTAQASTATYSISGTVTSGGSPLSGVSITLSGASSGTTTTNASGNYTFTGLANGNYAVTPGLAGYTFTPTNRAVTISSANVSGQNFTAQASAATYSISGTVTSGGNPLSGVTMTLSGAASSTTTTNASGNYSFSGLANGNYIVTPGLAGYTFTPTNRAVTISSANVTGQDFTAQTVVPGNYSISGNVATSGGGIGPGGGSGSPLSGVTMTLSGASSGTTTTDASGNYTFSGLANGSYTVAPSRTGYTFTPVNRAVTISSANVTGQNFTAQAAVPGSYSISGTVTLGVSPLSGVAITLSGASSGTTTTDASGNYSFTGLANGSYTVTPGLAGYTFTPVNRAVTVSGANVTGQNFTAQASAATYSISGSVATSGGIGPGGGPLSGVTMTLSGAASGTITTNASGNYSFTGLANGNYTVTPAKPGNTFTPVNRAVTVSGANVTGQNFTGN